A genomic segment from Plasmodium coatneyi strain Hackeri chromosome 1, complete sequence encodes:
- a CDS encoding Reductase, whose amino-acid sequence MEGTTADRDQSQGGQVTPPTACSPLNVAKGAILKYTETDYSIHVGEIRGNVRVHHKKRETKKRKRLYRGGRVLPPMGYEQSITKIKRVKSDIYKRVLRGSNPFDVYLICNPKEGLRRKKKKKKKVQPLRREGESPHLVTLIHGCVKREGAMSHAKRNFFPFLNSIFVNPIRQLAKQMNPRRRSHSRTIKDVAVMEVQKTRGRKRHHSEDSPQCTHSSFHCNGDGTRNAPPSIECTAGVGGSANDKANDKANDKGSGTRDESACGDFPRDDREQGGKENEDKTHGAGRSGDEEGSSSGEKDQKGGRANDESDQSDQSDQSDQSSQTDERDQHDKRDQRDQRDQHDQCDKRGRSRGNHPGRESQPSSSFKSNRAMYTSAKVQTQITKCTRRRKKIVVSSSTSNDNESSIYNIFEEDFSFFYPNNSNPFSYCGSDNRDRTWGRMCNPYEVNKDTNWKNRMDHLYNAKGGVEYTQTGYRSQMGIFQEGVFVPSDGGALDGLSDQNGGKTNQRRKKKKKRKKKKKKKKIMDRMDNTVDPMGEEEQTDVINPGKAHRNTQRHTQIGNLGGYSDHYTPSSSKNSFTYSEQVDICDKTNANIFLYKKENILHLKKTHDRNKKKKNYNDIIHHIDTIVSVNRKVKVVIIGAGLSGLAAAYVLLNHNVDVTVYEARNRIGGKFFYSPNGKKNYLGEMDFLINRNNPLINFCLKKNIYHKDVNRHLYKHYIYFNGKKIYKHEMRSEFFKVLYKLRFYYDQIFNSAFFHNLKNKNAILRMSLGEAIRAEIAKMKSEKNPKSLHVKLYVSYIEATAGIDLDSLSIQYLFYNLSFLDVLQNICCNFELTEIFKRLKKNLVIKKNKIVNKIYAYNGNIKIGFCNHVDNRLYDYCIVTVPIGVLKDSVKFFGRKNKGRTHHRGCTIQMGTLKRIGEIPHIADPPNTDQHTATCAATPQGDNFPQAQLKQPQRGDHPKCVTTLEVNGEFPHREGLSIHPPSESHSAPPCGINHNQNTSTSSDYLINNIDVTTNDNRSTCRLKGSSNNGVVYFSGEGCTSVARCSSETNSNNLNVCEVDKPCDLLCGTVCSRLDQDRTPNGYSLEKAHAESPHTSYRQGTLSDGKNTHIFNHGNRVISKEGNPKGSTLHNNISQQRVAKYAECISGDLPKGGINRVDPAEGRKQNGKQKRKKHSKGDPAGKPHGNPRSHPNTTVRDLPDQESTGLIEFIPKLPKWKTNSIQRLGVTKNNKIVVTLKERIVESTQNVSIFFNHKKGKREGIPPKEVVSREVSNRDDLFRTPSLTPDRGSSSSCRPSNAHLANNTSMDISLSTEVSNSTEDKNGQGELLGGDTHNGGMSIEETRMNIDGAVHCENGPPTKRPHNRSHVYRRADESSFMGCLKRERLINGQKYRSTYNSHIRTDKYNHLIFYSAHPVIALFLKNRYRKKTAKLSKKRIVTDCKAFLKDLLPGIKIEKICYYDWVGNRFSRGLNSFIGRRTLQIDKDILSFPVNRVLFAGEHTHNSGCSSLVSSFLSGKREAYRIIEKINKSIYKNKLVKYFYSRETSGEVEVPSGRCTITVDSGGIDAGNPTYMNGEGSLVRKYNDNSRPSDQPGNTAPPQKGYNRHVHHPTYGEAKNPKEITLKDVDSNYFLHIYDDEVIGLERKEYNAWFQNVRCILCNEKQTLSRLFIGVIKLKHKNGSYLKYTCHKDCLYFNNYTYNHVYGNRYFNLTVLFNFLFYKRCSICLLNFPSLKCSLKNCNNFLHVNCASSYLSWPNFSKTSRHEILYCYKHQYMHGIYHNYYEEEGSENFLRVRRGRDSRGGYLLGVDAGEGQMRRDQKGIIERENWDDDDPYRYSDRHTDYNSFLLPLHGCYPPLRDGTNQPTKKNFALSANQSPFHYTDGFCNPPRSSIKNKYPPIEELTDNVHANISKLMKHYRDKNDQRSAQTDLTTNLRSFNYVSENLYMYVKKKYTKAFPSSDPLSALLRELPFRGEANPGEVLRGLDRGLLGLSYLNRDVLLLNGLLRISRLHGVGSYCQPDVMLPMDGRYDGFQEQEFSEHLHSYQKDTNANSVERKRHETNPVKATNRANATNLRNDATLGSTRSGAFLTEEDSAILKLMCEQGVFGTPKKGGRFYQPSSRHMQVDRNTNRVEGQTKRRDDTRIHTYRGMRRGDSSREGPIGAANADNAELREQTKQRQMQQMKDANPPESIPHVDRLNCNLMLHLLSNYFQEVRQSKKRIMNNTGGLYTPDGRTNGANWENAEGDSFQKQLPKEAQKRIGGIMSYPQNVAHKENQINMEAQQNNNRFASEDCIDQTNIVSRQMHTGVAKLAEPNQSKKKKNVPHDNKLEVLYKLYLDKNNLPYSDEKENDPSPNGTGKRLFRNKLLENYYHILNGNLRREKMKQSGMDANQRNGTPRENAGRRSHVPMSQHTQQGEVPPTAQAIQVETVLSNQDRRRGDSSTTSQRESHPEEHISSRTAHEINVRKEQIKENQNQNIRSHSHVEPANYIKRKTLLHEEQPIDYKGTRFFHTQNGRKNQFLPHDGVAKMRRQEDINQRVHIIDDIIEGEKSCSYNSRVLGKEKKKKNYTNAPDHTIEQLLFNHFGGAESVRILNSLSRREKEQLISILLNVKGEAGDSVVENGQEEDQTDEMQGLQDGERQREENSHGANSFSPLIHTKSNPPTEQHGLSNGNNWTYNRRRKRKGAASLSYDDGEEGYFTDGGPSKAACSAAPPAHSEHNRTNPLSTNGMPTNEKESSMSSSNQSKQKGRIRENNVPTPMGNSSDEKEKKKKLNTASSNVSSPSSALIRNSGRNDYYGGVFPFYVCEENKERVSNWKDNYHIRGDIPRRYISRRGSAANYTTYKELGTHQFNRSSRTHSHQYDGRPPIRIRTNLTSYSDLERRSLVRGRRSRSRTGSGRFGDYHKDRITRRKLAHVGGRWGLATATTTTATTATTTCTTATEGTATTTASDPFNGSNSKEQVNTSERTQFSAPLPGEPKRNNAKETTHSGNNTNNQVQSYHEGSNTKRNNHDLDKLLHLIRSSQHIRTDKEQATQINRIVSELANSSFNTERGIHPSTITTDCTQISAHHGGEESTQDATQRRNNNLSRRKDPNYNLRPLKNSIYDGGRIMKERTANYTDDGPAHTAMMENRPASRLFDHQRGTSVPPGVAPPANVDQNKEAQIVGRQKNITGYLIDWGNSTSANAANSTNAANLGNEANTGNFPHEDGRSKSNNCQPPQVEGLHSSAYDTDLSSSHMGTQATYSFIQYNLRNNNLINNVLSDMKSNLPQHNLVKTSNSCAYPDAMEDTKDVSFYHSKKRRKL is encoded by the coding sequence ATGGAAGGCACAACAGCAGATCGGGATCAGAGCCAAGGGGGCCAGGTGACACCCCCAACAGCTTGCTCCCCCCTGAATGTTGCCAAGGGAGCAATTCTTAAGTATACAGAAACGGATTATTCTATACACGTTGGGGAAATAAGGGGAAACGTGAGGGTAcaccacaaaaaaagggagacgaAAAAACGGAAGAGGCTGTACAGGGGGGGTCGGGTGTTGCCCCCAATGGGGTATGAACAAAGTatcacaaaaattaaaagggtGAAAAGCGACATATATAAAAGGGTGCTACGGGGAAGTAACCCATTTGATGTATATTTAATATGTAACCCGAAGGAGGggttaagaaggaaaaagaagaaaaaaaagaaggtccAACCCCTCCGTCGAGAAGGTGAATCACCCCATCTTGTCACGCTCATCCACGGATGCGTAAAACGCGAAGGCGCAATGTCACACGCAAAGAGgaacttcttcccatttttaaactccatttttgtaaaccCCATAAGACAATTGGCCAAGCAGATGAAtccaagaagaagaagccacAGCAGGACAATAAAAGATGTTGCTGTGATGGAGGTACAGAAAacaagaggaaggaaaaggcacCACTCTGAGGATTCCCCCCAATGTACGCACAGCAGTTTCCACTGTAATGGGGACGGCACGCGGAATGCACCACCTTCGATAGAGTGCACGGCAGGAGTGGGGGGTAGTGCGAATGATAAGGCCAACGATAAGGCCAATGATAAGGGAAGCGGCACTCGAGACGAATCAGCTTGTGGTGACTTTCCCCGTGATGACCGCgaacagggggggaaagaaaatgagGACAAGACCCACGGTGCAGGTAGGAGTGgtgatgaagaaggaagcagCAGTGGGGAGAAAGACCAAAAGGGCGGACGCGCAAATGATGAGAGCGATCAGAGTGACCAAAGCGATCAGAGCGACCAGAGTAGCCAAACCGATGAACGTGATCAACACGATAAACGGGATCAACGGGATCAACGGGATCAGCACGATCAATGCGATAAACGTGGGAGAAGCCGGGGTAACCACCCCGGGAGGGAGTCCCAACCCAGTAGCAGCTTCAAGTCCAACCGAGCCATGTACACAAGCGCGAAGGTGCAAACACAAATAACAAAGTGCACACgccgaaggaagaaaattgttGTGAGTTCATCCACATCGAACGATAATGAATCCTCTATTTAtaacatttttgaagaagacTTTAGCTTCTTTTATCCGAACAATTCAAACCCGTTCAGCTACTGCGGTAGTGACAACCGAGATCGGACCTGGGGCAGGATGTGCAACCCCTATGAGGTTAACAAAGACACCAATTGGAAGAACCGAATGGACCACCTCTATAACGCGAAAGGAGGGGTAGAGTACACTCAAACGGGGTATAGAAGTCAAATGGGAATTTTTCAAGAAGGTGTGTTCGTACCATCAGATGGAGGTGCCTTGGACGGGTTATCTGACcaaaacgggggaaaaaccaaccagagaaggaagaagaaaaagaagagaaagaaaaaaaaaaaaaaaaaaaaaattatggacaGGATGGATAATACGGTTGACCCAATGGGTGAGGAAGAACAGACAGATGTAATCAACCCTGGGAAGGCACACAGAAACACGCAAAGACATACACAGATCGGTAACCTTGGAGGGTACTCAGACCACTACACCCCCAGCAGCTCCAAAAATTCCTTTACATACAGTGAACAAGTGGACATATGTGATAAAACAAACGCCAACATTTTCCtctacaaaaaggaaaacattctacatttgaagaaaacccacgatagaaataaaaaaaaaaaaaattacaacgacATTATTCATCACATAGATACCATTGTAAGTGTTAATAGAAAAGTAAAAGTGGTAATTATAGGAGCGGGTTTGTCAGGACTTGCAGCTGCATATGTCTTGCTCAATCATAACGTAGATGTAACTGTGTATGAAGCAAGAAACCGAATCGGTGGCAAGTTTTTCTATTCAccgaatgggaaaaaaaactacctAGGAGAAATGGACTTCCTAATCAATCGTAATAACCCCCTCATAAACTTCTGCCTGAAGAAAAACATCTACCATAAAGATGTAAACAGGCACCTATACAAACATTACATATACTttaatgggaagaaaatttataaGCACGAAATGAGAAGCGAATTCTTCAAGGTCCTTTACAAGTTAAGGTTCTACTATGACCAGATTTTCAACTCCGccttttttcacaatttgaaaaataaaaacgccATTCTCCGTATGTCGCTTGGTGAGGCCATTCGAGCAGAAATCGCTAAAATGAAAAGCGAAAAGAATCCAAAAAGTTTGCACGTAAAATTGTATGTTTCCTATATAGAAGCCACTGCGGGAATTGACTTGGACTCCCTGTCCATCCAGTACCTCTTCTACAACCTCAGCTTCCTCGACGTACTCCAAAACATCTGTTGCAACTTTGAGCTCacagaaatatttaaaagattgaaaaaaaaccttgtcataaaaaaaaataaaattgtaaataaaatatacgCCTACAATgggaacataaaaattggCTTCTGCAATCATGTGGACAATAGACTCTACGACTACTGCATCGTGACCGTTCCTATTGGAGTTCTGAAGGACAGCGTCAAATTCTTCGGTCGCAAGAACAAGGGGAGAACCCACCATCGGGGGTGCACGATCCAAATGGGAACGTTAAAGCGGATTGGAGAGATACCCCATATAGCGGATCCTCCCAACACTGACCAGCACACCGCTACGTGTGCTGCTACACCACAAGGGGACAATTTCCCCCAGGCGCAATTAAAACAACCTCAAAGGGGGGATCATCCGAAATGTGTTACTACTTTAGAGGTGAACGGGGAGTTTCCACATCGGGAAGGATTGTCAATCCACCCCCCCTCCGAATCACACAGCGCACCCCCTTGTGGGATAAACCATAACCAGAACACATCTACCTCAAGCGACTACCTAATCAATAACATAGATGTTACAACGAACGACAATAGAAGCACCTGCAGACTCAAAGGTTCCAGCAACAACGGGGTAGTTTACTTCAGTGGGGAAGGATGCACGAGCGTGGCCAGGTGCTCCTCCGAAACGAACAGCAACAACCTCAACGTCTGCGAGGTGGATAAACCATGTGATCTTCTATGTGGAACGGTTTGCAGCAGACTGGATCAGGACCGTACTCCAAATGGGTACTCCTTAGAGAAGGCCCATGCGGAAAGTCCACACACATCCTACAGGCAGGGCACCTTATCCGATGGGAAGAACACGCACATCTTCAACCATGGGAATCGGGTCATaagtaaggaagggaacCCCAAAGGATCCACCCTCCACAATAATATAAGTCAACAACGAGTGGCCAAGTATGCAGAGTGTATTTCGGGGGATCTCCCAAAGGGGGGCATTAACAGAGTGGATcctgcagaaggaagaaagcaaaacggtaaacaaaagaggaagaagcacaGTAAAGGGGATCCTGCCGGGAAACCACATGGAAACCCAAGGAGCCATCCCAACACAACTGTGAGGGACCTCCCCGACCAGGAAAGCACAGGACTTATTGAATTCATTCCAAAGCTCCCCAAGTGGAAGACAAACAGCATTCAAAGATTGGGggttacaaaaaataataaaattgttgTCACATTGAAGGAGAGGATTGTAGAGAGCACGCAAAAtgtgagcattttttttaaccacaaaaaagggaaaagggagggGATCCCCCCAAAGGAGGTGGTTTCCAGAGAAGTGTCCAACAGGGATGACCTCTTCAGAACTCCTTCCCTTACACCCGATCGGGGGAGTAGTAGCTCCTGCCGCCCCAGCAACGCTCACCTTGCCAACAACACGTCGATGGATATTTCCCTCTCGACGGAGGTGTCCAATTCGACAGAGGATAAAAATGGCCAAGGGGAGCTACTAGGAGGAGACACACACAACGGGGGAATGTCCATCGAGGAGACACGAATGAACATTGACGGAGCAGTCCACTGTGAAAATGGCCCACCTACTAAGCGACCCCATAACAGAAGTCATGTCTACCGCCGTGCAGACGAAAGCAGCTTCATGGGGTGCCTTAAGAGGGAGCGCCTCATTAATGGGCAGAAGTACCGATCGACCTATAACAGTCACATCCGAACAGACAAATATAATCACCTCATCTTCTACAGTGCACACCCAGTAATTGCcctatttttgaaaaacagatacagaaagaaaacagccaaattgtccaaaaaaagaattgtcaCTGATTGCAAGGCTTTTCTAAAGGACCTACTACCGGGGattaaaatagaaaagataTGTTACTACGACTGGGTTGGGAATAGATTCTCTCGTGGATTGAATTCATTCATTGGGAGGAGGACCCTTCAAATAGACAAGGACATACTATCCTTTCCAGTTAACAGAGTGCTGTTTGCGGGAGAGCACACACACAACAGCGGATGCAGCTCACTGGTGAGTTCCTTCCTGAGTGGAAAGAGAGAAGCCTACAGGATCATCGAGAAAATTAACAAATCCATTTACAAGAACAAATTGGTGAAATACTTCTACAGCAGGGAGACCTCCGGAGAGGTGGAAGTGCCTAGCGGCAGGTGCACCATTACCGTGGATAGTGGTGGCATAGACGCAGGTAACCCCACCTACATGAATGGAGAAGGTAGTCTCGTTAGGAAGTATAACGATAATTCACGACCTTCTGATCAGCCGGGCAACACTGCACCCCCCCAGAAAGGCTACAACCGACACGTACACCACCCAACGTACGGAGAAGCCAAGAACCCAAAAGAAATCACCCTAAAGGACGTCGACTCCAACTACTTCCTTCACATCTACGACGATGAAGTAATCGGcttggaaagaaaagaatacaACGCATGGTTCCAAAATGTTAGATGCATCCTGTGTAACGAGAAACAAACACTAAGTAGACTTTTCATTGGGGTCATCAAGTTGAAGCATAAAAACGGTTCCTACCTTAAGTATACCTGTCATAAGGACTGCCTCTACTTTAACAACTACACATACAATCACGTCTATGGGAACAGGTACTTTAACCTCACTGtgcttttcaattttctctTCTACAAGAGGTGCTCTATTTGTTTACTTAACTTCCCCTCCCTAAAGTGCAGCTTAAAAAACTGCAACAATTTTCTTCACGTGAACTGTGCCAGCAGCTACTTATCGTGGCCCAACTTTAGCAAGACCAGTAGACATGAGATCCTCTACTGTTACAAGCACCAGTACATGCACGGGATTTATCACAACTACtatgaggaggagggaagtgAGAATTTCCTTCGCGTACGCAGAGGTAGGGACAGTCGTGGTGGTTACTTGCTCGGGGTGGACGCGGGGGAGGGACAGATGCGACGGGATCAAAAGGGAATCATCGAAAGAGAAAACTGGGATGATGACGACCCATATCGGTACAGTGACCGTCACACTGATTACAACTCCTTCCTGTTGCCCCTACACGGGTGCTACCCCCCCCTTCGGGACGGAACAAACCAACCTACTAAGAAGAACTTTGCCCTTTCGGCCAACCAGTCCCCGTTCCACTACACAGACGGATTCTGCAACCCCCCCAGAAGCAGCATCAAAAATAAGTACCCACCCATAGAAGAACTTACCGACAATGTGCATGCAAACATAAGCAAGCTAATGAAGCACTACAGAGACAAAAATGACCAGAGGTCAGCACAAACTGACCTCACCACCAACCTTAGAAGCTTCAATTACGTTAGcgaaaatttatatatgtatgtaaaaaaaaaatacacgaaAGCTTTCCCTTCATCGGATCCGTTAAGTGCTTTGCTGCGTGAACTACCCTTCAGGGGTGAGGCCAACCCAGGGGAAGTGTTACGAGGATTGGATAGAGGTCTCCTCGGGTTGAGCTACCTAAACAGAGATGTACTCCTCCTGAATGGGTTACTTAGGATATCACGTCTGCATGGGGTGGGATCTTACTGCCAACCGGACGTGATGCTTCCTATGGACGGCAGGTACGATGGTTTTCAGGAGCAGGAGTTTTCAGAGCATCTGCACAGTTACCAGAAGGACACTAATGCTAACTCAGTGGAGAGGAAACGCCATGAGACCAACCCCGTTAAAGCAACCAACCGAGCGAACGCAACTAACTTACGGAATGACGCCACCCTGGGAAGTACACGAAGCGGTGCTTTTCTCACCGAAGAAGATTCAGCTATCCTAAAGTTAATGTGCGAACAAGGGGTTTTTGGCACCCCCAAAAAAGGTGGTCGGTTTTATCAACCCAGCAGTAGGCACATGCAGGTCGATAGGAACACTAACCGGGTGGAGGGCCAAACGAAACGGAGGGATGACACCAGAATACATACGTACAGGGGTATGAGAAGGGGGGACTCTTCACGGGAAGGTCCCATTGGGGCAGCAAATGCTGACAACGCAGAGTTAagagaacaaacaaaacagaGACAGATGCAACAGATGAAGGATGCCAACCCACCAGAGAGCATACCCCATGTGGACCGCCTCAATTGTAACCTCATGTTGCACCTGCTCTCAAACTACTTCCAAGAGGTGAGACAATctaagaaaagaataatgaACAACACAGGGGGGCTATACACACCGGACGGGCGAACAAACGGTGCCAACTGGGAAAACGCGGAGGGGGATTCCTTCCAGAAGCAACTCCCTAAGGAGGCACAAAAACGAATCGGTGGCATCATGAGTTACCCCCAGAACGTTGCCCACAAGGAGAACCAAATCAACATGGAAGCGCAGCAAAATAACAACCGCTTCGCTAGCGAAGATTGCATCGACCAGACGAACATAGTTAGTAGGCAGATGCACACAGGAGTGGCAAAACTAGCGGAACCGAATCagtcgaaaaaaaagaaaaacgtcCCACACGATAACAAACTTGAGGTGCTTTACAAGCTGTACCTCGACAAGAACAACCTGCCCTACTCggatgagaaggaaaatgatcCCTCGCCGAATGGGACGGGTAAAAGATTGTTTCGAAACAAGTTGCTGGAAAATTACTACCATATATTGAATGGGAACCTGAGGAGGGAGAAGATGAAGCAGAGTGGGATGGATGCGAACCAAAGGAATGGCACGCCACGTGAAAACGCAGGAAGGAGAAGCCACGTGCCGATGTCCCAACATACGCAGCAGGGGGAAGTGCCCCCAACGGCACAGGCGATCCAAGTGGAAACCGTGTTAAGCAACCAGGACAGGCGAAGGGGGGACAGTTCAACCACTTCACAAAGGGAAAGCCATCCAGAAGAACACATCTCCAGCCGAACTGCCCACGAAATAAACgtaaggaaagaacaaatcaAGGAAAACCAGAACCAAAATATAAGATCCCACTCTCATGTCGAACCAGCCaactatataaaaaggaagacacTGCTGCATGAGGAACAGCCGATCGATTACAAAGGAACTCGCTTCTTTCACACACAGAACGGGAGGAAGAATCAATTCTTACCCCATGATGGGGTGGCAAAAATGAGGAGACAAGAGGATATAAACCAAAGGGTACACATAATTGATGACATAATCGAGGGAGAGAAAAGCTGCAGTTACAACAGTCGTGTTCtaggaaaagagaagaaaaaaaaaaattacacgaATGCACCGGACCACACGATTGAACAACTATTGTTCAACCACTTTGGAGGCGCTGAGTCGGTTCGAATCCTTAACAGTCTGAGCCGGAGGGAGAAGGAGCAGCTCATTTCGATTCTGCTGAATGTGAAAGGTGAAGCAGGTGATTCGGTCGTGGAGAACGGGCAGGAAGAGGATCAGACGGACGAGATGCAAGGCCTCCAGGACGGCGAAAggcaaagggaagaaaacagCCACGGAGCAAACTCCTTCTCCCCGTTGATACACACCAAGAGCAACCCACCAACAGAGCAACACGGATTATCGAATGGGAACAATTGGACCTATaacaggagaaggaaaaggaaaggtgcGGCTTCCTTATCGTACGATGATGGGGAGGAGGGGTACTTTACGGATGGCGGTCCGTCCAAAGCGGCATGCAGCGCAGCTCCACCAGCACATAGTGAACACAACAGGACGAACCCGCTAAGTACAAATGGCATGCCCACAAACGAGAAGGAATCAAGCATGAGCAGCAGTAACCAGAGTaaacagaagggaaggataAGAGAAAATAACGTCCCCACTCCGATGGGAAACTCCTCcgacgaaaaggaaaaaaaaaaaaaactcaacaCAGCTTCGTCAAATGTGAGTAGCCCCTCCAGTGCGTTAATCAGGAACAGTGGTAGAAACGATTATTACGGTGGTGTGTTCCCCTTCTACGTGTGTGAGGAGAACAAGGAAAGGGTCTCCAACTGGAAAGATAATTACCACATAAGGGGTGACATCCCCAGAAGGTACATCAGCAGAAGGGGCTCAGCGGCAAATTATACCACCTACAAGGAATTAGGCACACACCAATTTAATCGAAGTAGTAGAACGCACAGTCACCAGTATGACGGCAGGCCGCCCATTAGAATTAGAACAAACCTTACTAGCTACAGCGACTTAGAGAGACGCTCCCTGGTGAGAGGGAGAAGATCCAGAAGCAGAACCGGAAGTGGACGGTTTGGGGATTACCACAAAGATAGGATAACCAGGAGAAAGCTCGCCCATGTGGGAGGCAGGTGGGGACTGGCCACCGCAACAACCACCACAGCAACCACTGCTACTACTACCTGCACAACTGCTACCGAGGGCACCGCTACCACCACGGCCAGTGATCCCTTTAACGGTTCTAACTCGAAGGAACAAGTGAACACGTCGGAGCGCACCCAGTTTAGTGCACCCTTACCGGGGGAACCCAAAAGAAACAACGCAAAGGAGACCACCCACTCTGGCAATAACACAAACAATCAAGTGCAATCCTACCACGAAGGATCTaatacaaaaaggaacaatcACGACCTAGATAAGTTACTGCACCTGATCCGGAGTAGTCAGCACATAAGAACAGACAAAGAACAAGCCACACAAATTAACAGAATAGTTAGCGAACTAGCTAACTCCTCCTTTAACACCGAGAGGGGCATTCATCCAAGCACCATCACTACGGATTGTACACAGATATCCGCCCATCATGGCGGTGAGGAGTCCACCCAAGATGCTAcacaaagaaggaacaacaacctaagcagaaggaaagatCCCAACTACAATTTGAGGCCACTTAAAAATAGCATATATGATGGTGGTAGGATAATGAAAGAGAGGACTGCGAACTATACTGACGACGGACCTGCACACACTGCTATGATGGAGAACAGACCTGCCAGCAGATTATTTGATCACCAAAGAGGAACCTCAGTCCCACCTGGGGTAGCACCACCGGCAAACGTAGACCAAAATAAAGAGGCACAAATTGTAGGcagacaaaaaaatattacaggCTACCTCATCGACTGGGGTAACTCTACCAGCGCAAACGCAGCCAACAGCACAAACGCCGCTAACCTTGGCAACGAAGCGAACACAGGAAACTTCCCCCATGAGGACGGGCGAAGCAAAAGCAACAACTGCCAACCACCCCAGGTGGAGGGGCTCCACAGTAGTGCATACGATACAGACCTGAGCAGTAGCCACATGGGCACGCAAGCCACCTACAGCTTCATCCAGTACAACTTAAGAAATAACAACCTAATCAACAATGTGCTTAGTGACATGAAGTCGAATCTCCCTCAGCATAATTTGGTGAAGACCTCGAATAGCTGCGCGTATCCCGATGCGATGGAGGATACTAAGGACGTATCGTTTTATCACTCCAAGAAGAGACGCAAGTTGTAG